The Dehalogenimonas lykanthroporepellens BL-DC-9 genome includes a window with the following:
- a CDS encoding protein of unknown function DUF224 cysteine-rich region domain protein (PFAM: protein of unknown function DUF224 cysteine-rich region domain protein~KEGG: sat:SYN_01643 Fe-S oxidoreductase) — MSTKSPFIEVFDIIRENGGSEVSKCIQCGTCSGICPWRDYLSFLPRKIINETRLGLTDFESETIWRCVTCGSCLDVCPRQIPVIEIMVALRKAVTGMGLAEIPVSLEVTLKNLLATGNPMGEPPEKRFGQSEGIHVPVFDHTAEYLMFPCCYTTYDSAQRKIFQSQIKTLTMAGIRLGVSENQYCCGESARKCGDEELFLQLSATNTDYFKKTGVKKIIVNSPHCYHALLNDYSTIDDIEIIHISQLLAKLLESGKLHFNRQLNLKVTYHDPCYLGRHNHIYDVPRDVIRAVPGVELLEMPQHDDNSLCCGGGGGRIWMDTPTEERFCVARLQQALSTGAEALITACPYCQSNYGDAGLNLSLPEGFRILDLTELVSQAL; from the coding sequence ATGTCCACAAAATCGCCTTTTATAGAAGTATTCGATATTATCAGGGAAAACGGCGGTTCGGAAGTCTCCAAATGCATCCAATGCGGGACCTGTTCCGGCATCTGTCCCTGGCGTGATTACCTCTCCTTTCTGCCCAGAAAAATAATAAATGAAACTCGCCTCGGCCTGACTGATTTCGAATCAGAAACCATCTGGCGTTGTGTCACTTGCGGTAGTTGCCTTGATGTCTGCCCCCGGCAGATTCCCGTAATTGAAATCATGGTTGCTCTGAGAAAAGCCGTCACAGGAATGGGGCTCGCTGAAATACCTGTATCATTGGAAGTGACTCTCAAGAATTTACTGGCTACCGGTAATCCAATGGGCGAACCCCCTGAAAAACGATTTGGTCAGAGCGAAGGTATTCACGTACCAGTATTCGACCACACTGCTGAGTATTTAATGTTCCCGTGTTGTTACACTACCTACGATTCCGCCCAGCGTAAAATATTTCAGTCACAGATTAAAACTCTGACAATGGCTGGAATCAGGCTCGGAGTAAGTGAAAATCAGTACTGTTGCGGCGAGAGCGCCAGAAAATGTGGTGATGAAGAACTGTTTCTTCAATTATCGGCGACAAATACCGATTACTTCAAAAAGACGGGGGTGAAGAAAATAATCGTTAATTCTCCTCATTGCTATCATGCATTGTTAAATGATTATTCAACAATTGACGATATCGAGATAATTCATATCAGTCAGCTACTGGCCAAATTGCTTGAATCCGGAAAACTTCATTTCAACCGCCAGCTCAACTTGAAGGTCACTTATCACGACCCTTGTTACCTCGGGCGTCATAATCATATCTATGATGTACCTCGAGATGTTATCCGGGCAGTTCCGGGCGTTGAACTGCTGGAAATGCCTCAGCATGATGACAACAGTCTCTGCTGTGGCGGAGGCGGGGGGCGCATATGGATGGATACTCCCACTGAAGAACGTTTCTGTGTCGCCCGCCTGCAACAGGCTTTATCCACCGGAGCCGAGGCCTTGATAACTGCCTGCCCTTACTGCCAATCCAATTACGGAGATGCCGGTCTGAACCTTAGTTTACCGGAAGGTTTTCGAATTCTTGATCTGACGGAGCTGGTCAGCCAGGCTTTGTGA
- a CDS encoding FAD-dependent pyridine nucleotide-disulfide oxidoreductase (PFAM: FAD-dependent pyridine nucleotide-disulphide oxidoreductase; fumarate reductase/succinate dehydrogenase flavoprotein domain protein; 4Fe-4S ferredoxin iron-sulfur binding domain protein~KEGG: sfu:Sfum_0824 FAD-dependent pyridine nucleotide-disulphide oxidoreductase) — translation MSSTEIRTGVYVCHCGLNIAGTVDVEELTEYGANLPDVVICRSNKYTCSDAGQTSIQNDISEHRLNRIVIAACSPSMHEKTYRRMMTASELNPYLLEIANIREQCAWVNPDRLKATSKSKDLLRAAVVKVGSDVALEPEMIPVNPVTLVVGGGIAGITAALEIAEADHQVILVEKEPGIGGHMAQLDKTFPTLDCAACISTPKMSQIGQHPNVRLLTHSQVTNVTGHPGSFKVTIEKKPRYVKESDCKGCGDCATACPVIVPSEFDLGLGKRKAVYRQFPQSVPNVYTIDRRGISPCRSACPAGVNAQGYIALISQGKFTEALEIVRRTMPLSSVCGRVCHSPCEDNCARIQFDQAVAIRALKRFVADQELSTSLNDSNSSEPMSTDRIAIVGSGPAGLSCASDLADAGYQITVFEAADKPGGLLRYGIPAYRLPEAALDRDIAYIADKGIQIKTCSPVTSVTELEEQGFKAVFIAVGAWQNIKLDIQGEHADGVMFALDFLKQVRQGTPPAIGAKVGVIGGGNAAIDAARSAIRLGATTVRVIYRRTRAEMPAIEAEIVAAENEGVLFTFLSSPIEVLTAKSRATGLRCLRNTLGAPDKTGRAGISTVPDSEYDIELDTVIVAVGQAPDKLNFSEIARRNNGTIEVDDVTLETKNPGVFAGGDTVTGPSNVIEAVAAGKKAAESIKRFLQGNDMTTGRNVNPVTTTYQGMKPRHSARATVSHDIDLSNKFGEAEGPLTPEQAISEASRCLNCAVCSDCRQCVKVCEPGCIDFDQVAETIEITAGNIIVATGYDVFNPTPLSRYGYGKLDDIYTSLEFERLANASGPTNGRILLKNGNNPQSVAFVHCVGSRDKNYQDYCSQICCMYSLKHAHLVKERTGADVYQMYIDIRCVGKGYEEFYHRVAEEGINLIRGKVAEITEQTTGDEEQGQMIIIVEDTLSGQVLRIPVDMVVLAGAMIPQSDSSSTARLFGLSRSQDGFLLEQHPKMGPISTMNEGVYIAGCAQGPKDIPHTVVQAQAAAGRVLATIARGYLTQEPFISQVVDENCDGCAYCVDPCPYDAISLIEYRKNGETKKTVEADPMRCHGCGVCMATCPKQGITVRNFGTAQLGAMVDAIISA, via the coding sequence ATGAGTAGTACTGAAATACGTACCGGAGTATATGTGTGTCACTGCGGCCTCAATATAGCCGGAACCGTTGATGTTGAGGAATTAACTGAGTACGGCGCGAATTTACCCGACGTAGTGATATGTCGCTCCAACAAATATACTTGTTCTGACGCCGGTCAAACTTCCATACAGAATGATATTTCTGAACACCGACTCAACAGGATAGTTATCGCCGCCTGTAGCCCTTCGATGCACGAAAAAACCTACAGGCGCATGATGACAGCGTCTGAATTGAATCCATATTTATTGGAGATAGCCAATATCAGGGAACAATGCGCCTGGGTAAACCCTGATCGTCTGAAGGCCACGTCTAAAAGCAAAGATCTCCTGCGGGCGGCGGTGGTTAAAGTCGGCTCTGATGTGGCTCTTGAGCCGGAAATGATTCCGGTAAACCCTGTTACTCTTGTGGTAGGCGGTGGTATCGCCGGCATTACCGCGGCACTGGAGATTGCCGAGGCTGATCACCAGGTCATTTTAGTTGAAAAGGAACCCGGAATCGGTGGCCACATGGCACAACTGGACAAGACATTCCCTACTCTTGATTGCGCCGCCTGTATTTCAACTCCGAAAATGAGCCAGATTGGCCAGCACCCCAATGTGAGGCTTTTAACCCACAGTCAGGTAACCAACGTTACCGGCCATCCAGGTAGCTTCAAAGTGACTATCGAGAAAAAACCTCGTTATGTCAAAGAAAGCGATTGTAAAGGATGCGGCGATTGCGCCACGGCATGTCCCGTCATTGTACCCTCGGAGTTCGATCTCGGCCTGGGTAAGCGCAAAGCAGTCTATCGCCAGTTCCCTCAGTCGGTGCCGAATGTATACACCATAGATCGCCGCGGCATTTCCCCCTGTCGTTCAGCCTGTCCGGCCGGTGTCAACGCCCAGGGATATATTGCCTTGATTTCACAAGGCAAATTTACCGAAGCGCTTGAAATTGTCAGACGCACCATGCCGTTATCATCCGTATGCGGCCGGGTATGCCACAGCCCGTGTGAAGATAATTGCGCCCGTATCCAATTCGACCAGGCAGTCGCCATTCGGGCATTGAAGCGTTTTGTCGCTGATCAGGAACTGTCCACTTCGTTGAATGATTCTAACAGTAGCGAACCGATGTCGACCGACAGAATAGCCATTGTCGGTTCCGGCCCGGCCGGTTTGTCATGCGCTTCCGACCTGGCCGATGCCGGATACCAGATTACCGTGTTCGAAGCCGCCGACAAACCCGGGGGGTTATTACGCTACGGCATCCCTGCCTACCGCCTACCGGAAGCGGCCTTGGATCGTGATATTGCCTACATTGCCGACAAGGGGATTCAAATAAAGACTTGCTCTCCTGTTACTTCTGTTACCGAGCTTGAGGAGCAAGGTTTCAAAGCGGTTTTTATCGCTGTCGGCGCCTGGCAGAACATTAAATTAGACATCCAGGGCGAACATGCCGATGGTGTCATGTTTGCCCTGGATTTCCTCAAGCAAGTAAGGCAAGGAACCCCACCAGCCATTGGTGCTAAAGTTGGAGTCATCGGTGGCGGTAACGCCGCCATTGATGCCGCCCGTTCCGCCATTCGTCTTGGGGCAACAACCGTACGTGTTATTTATCGTCGTACGCGGGCGGAAATGCCGGCGATCGAGGCGGAAATTGTTGCCGCTGAAAACGAAGGTGTCCTTTTTACCTTTCTTAGCTCTCCTATCGAAGTATTAACCGCAAAATCCCGGGCGACCGGACTCAGGTGCCTTCGCAATACTCTGGGCGCGCCCGATAAGACTGGCAGAGCCGGTATTTCGACAGTCCCCGACAGCGAATACGATATTGAACTCGACACCGTCATTGTCGCGGTCGGCCAGGCACCTGATAAATTGAATTTTTCTGAAATCGCCCGTCGCAACAACGGGACTATAGAAGTCGATGATGTCACTCTTGAAACAAAGAACCCTGGAGTTTTTGCTGGTGGCGATACAGTCACTGGCCCTTCGAATGTCATTGAAGCGGTGGCCGCAGGTAAAAAGGCGGCTGAATCCATCAAACGATTCCTTCAAGGGAATGACATGACAACCGGTCGAAACGTCAATCCTGTTACAACCACGTACCAGGGAATGAAACCCCGCCATTCAGCCCGGGCTACTGTTTCTCATGATATCGACCTCTCGAACAAGTTCGGCGAAGCCGAAGGCCCTCTTACCCCGGAACAGGCCATCTCCGAGGCTTCACGTTGTCTTAATTGTGCTGTCTGTTCCGATTGTCGTCAATGTGTCAAGGTATGTGAACCCGGATGCATCGATTTCGACCAGGTTGCCGAGACCATCGAGATAACAGCCGGCAACATAATTGTTGCCACCGGGTACGATGTTTTCAATCCGACTCCGTTATCCCGATACGGTTACGGCAAGCTGGATGATATCTATACCAGCCTTGAATTCGAACGCCTGGCTAATGCTTCCGGCCCTACTAACGGGCGTATTCTTCTTAAGAACGGTAACAACCCTCAAAGTGTGGCTTTCGTACACTGTGTGGGCTCACGGGATAAAAATTACCAGGACTACTGCTCTCAGATATGCTGCATGTATTCTCTCAAGCATGCGCATCTGGTCAAAGAACGTACTGGAGCCGATGTTTACCAGATGTACATCGATATCCGATGTGTCGGTAAGGGTTATGAAGAATTCTATCATCGGGTCGCCGAAGAAGGCATAAACCTGATCAGAGGTAAAGTAGCGGAGATAACAGAGCAGACGACCGGTGATGAAGAACAGGGGCAAATGATAATTATTGTTGAGGATACTCTGTCCGGGCAAGTTCTCCGAATTCCGGTCGACATGGTTGTACTGGCAGGCGCCATGATTCCCCAGTCCGACAGCTCGTCCACCGCCCGCCTTTTCGGTTTATCCCGAAGCCAGGACGGTTTCCTGCTGGAACAGCACCCCAAAATGGGCCCTATCTCCACCATGAACGAGGGAGTATATATTGCCGGCTGTGCCCAGGGCCCGAAAGACATCCCTCATACTGTTGTTCAGGCGCAGGCGGCGGCGGGTCGCGTCCTGGCTACTATCGCCAGGGGTTATTTAACCCAGGAACCTTTTATTTCTCAGGTCGTGGATGAAAACTGCGATGGTTGCGCCTATTGCGTGGACCCCTGCCCTTACGACGCCATTTCGCTTATTGAGTATCGCAAAAACGGCGAAACCAAAAAGACAGTGGAGGCCGACCCAATGCGCTGTCATGGATGTGGCGTCTGCATGGCTACCTGTCCCAAACAGGGAATCACCGTCAGGAACTTTGGAACAGCTCAACTCGGCGCCATGGTTGACGCTATTATTTCGGCTTGA
- a CDS encoding thioredoxin (KEGG: dev:DhcVS_599 thioredoxin~TIGRFAM: thioredoxin~PFAM: Thioredoxin domain) produces the protein MPIEISDDTFESEVIKSELPVLVDFWAPWCGPCRMVAPVVDKLEEKHQGKFKFCKINVDDNQKTAGQFRVMSIPTLMFFKDGEVQETVVGAVPESSLQEKIDKLI, from the coding sequence ATGCCAATTGAGATCAGCGACGATACCTTCGAATCGGAGGTCATCAAGTCAGAGTTACCGGTACTGGTGGATTTCTGGGCCCCATGGTGCGGCCCTTGCCGTATGGTTGCCCCTGTGGTTGATAAGCTTGAAGAAAAACACCAGGGCAAGTTCAAGTTCTGTAAAATAAACGTTGATGATAATCAGAAGACTGCCGGTCAGTTCCGGGTTATGTCAATACCAACGCTGATGTTTTTCAAGGACGGCGAAGTACAGGAAACCGTGGTCGGGGCTGTACCGGAAAGTTCATTGCAGGAAAAAATCGATAAATTGATCTAG
- a CDS encoding Adenosylcobinamide-phosphate guanylyltransferase (KEGG: deb:DehaBAV1_0629 adenosylcobinamide kinase~PFAM: cobalbumin biosynthesis protein), with protein MNRKILLIGGARSGKSNYAEELAKECGGEVLFVATAEAGDEEMRKRIAAHQKSRPDDWRTLEAPTNVGKAIAEDINSKDTIIFDCVTLLVTNILCRHMSSASDCINEELFEAEVKKEIDGLIGLMEVNDTSYILVTNEVGEGIIPIGAATRAYRDALGRANQQLAKACSEVYLMVAGIPLKIK; from the coding sequence ATGAACAGGAAGATATTGTTAATCGGCGGCGCGCGTTCAGGCAAAAGCAATTACGCCGAAGAGCTGGCAAAAGAGTGCGGGGGTGAAGTGCTATTTGTGGCTACGGCTGAAGCCGGCGATGAAGAAATGAGAAAAAGGATAGCTGCCCATCAAAAATCCCGGCCAGATGACTGGCGCACGCTGGAAGCTCCGACGAATGTCGGCAAGGCAATTGCTGAGGACATAAATTCGAAAGATACCATCATATTCGATTGCGTAACGTTATTGGTGACCAATATCCTTTGCCGGCATATGTCGTCGGCCAGTGATTGCATCAATGAAGAATTATTCGAGGCAGAAGTGAAAAAGGAAATTGACGGTCTGATAGGCTTGATGGAAGTAAATGATACTTCTTATATTCTGGTTACCAACGAAGTTGGTGAGGGCATTATTCCTATCGGTGCGGCAACAAGAGCTTATCGTGACGCTCTGGGAAGGGCTAATCAACAATTAGCCAAGGCTTGCTCAGAGGTCTATCTGATGGTAGCCGGCATACCCCTGAAGATAAAATAA
- a CDS encoding Phosphoglycerate mutase (PFAM: Phosphoglycerate mutase~KEGG: dev:DhcVS_597 phosphoglycerate mutase family), which produces MKLILVRHGEIASAGTGICYGSTDVPLSEKGRTQAAALQKRFAMERIETFYSSTLQRGRDTADIVSRLHSKTVKVDEAINEVNFGRIEQQTYDWVLKEYPDIAELWLSGSTEIAFPGGENFQSLIERSTMFIQRVIAEHGPGDTVMIVSHGGPLRIIICHLLGIPVSHHWQLTVERASVSILRLTGDKAVLDCLNDMSHCIEIEGTT; this is translated from the coding sequence TTGAAACTGATACTGGTCAGGCATGGGGAAATAGCTTCAGCGGGTACTGGGATATGCTACGGGTCTACCGATGTTCCCCTTTCAGAGAAGGGGCGTACACAAGCGGCGGCTTTACAAAAAAGGTTTGCCATGGAACGCATCGAAACCTTTTATTCTTCTACTCTTCAGAGGGGACGTGATACAGCTGATATAGTGTCCCGGCTACACTCGAAAACAGTTAAGGTCGATGAGGCCATCAATGAAGTTAATTTTGGTCGCATTGAACAACAGACATATGACTGGGTGCTCAAGGAATATCCCGATATTGCGGAATTATGGCTGAGCGGCAGTACCGAGATAGCTTTTCCCGGAGGTGAAAACTTTCAGTCACTCATTGAACGCTCCACGATGTTCATTCAGCGAGTGATAGCTGAACACGGGCCGGGGGATACTGTCATGATTGTGTCTCATGGGGGGCCTTTGAGGATTATTATCTGTCATTTACTGGGGATCCCTGTCAGTCATCACTGGCAATTGACCGTGGAGCGGGCATCGGTCAGTATACTCCGGCTGACTGGAGATAAGGCTGTGCTGGATTGCCTCAACGACATGTCTCATTGTATTGAAATAGAGGGAACGACATGA
- a CDS encoding cobalamin 5'-phosphate synthase (KEGG: dev:DhcVS_596 cobalamin 5-prime-phosphate synthase~TIGRFAM: cobalamin 5'-phosphate synthase~PFAM: cobalamin-5-phosphate synthase CobS), which yields MLSLLAAWRFLTIIPVPFHREDWNKPLSQEQFTKSLVYYPLIGLIIGLILCAAYWLFSAIMPEIMIPGFILGLAIYLTGGLHLDGLIDTFDGLAGGHRSAERRKQIMKEPGVGAMGVVAFGVIILLKYAALAGIGESSIYQALIIMPVFSRWAMVVAVIGYPYAREQGMGKLLQQGGGSGILMLATLITLGIGLIVGGWQSLIILAAVVGVVIVIARTMQRKIGGLTGDSYGTINEISEVAVLTLFAILLFINWI from the coding sequence ATGTTGTCTTTACTGGCGGCGTGGCGTTTTCTTACCATTATTCCGGTGCCGTTTCATCGCGAGGACTGGAACAAGCCGTTGTCGCAGGAGCAGTTCACCAAATCCCTGGTATATTATCCGTTAATCGGACTGATAATTGGACTGATACTGTGCGCCGCTTACTGGTTGTTCAGTGCCATAATGCCGGAGATTATGATTCCCGGCTTTATCCTTGGACTTGCCATCTATCTGACCGGGGGCTTACACCTCGATGGATTGATCGACACCTTCGATGGGCTGGCCGGAGGGCATCGATCAGCGGAGCGGCGAAAACAGATAATGAAAGAACCCGGAGTCGGTGCTATGGGCGTTGTCGCCTTCGGGGTTATCATTCTACTGAAATATGCCGCTCTTGCCGGTATAGGGGAAAGTAGCATTTACCAGGCTCTGATTATCATGCCGGTTTTCAGCAGATGGGCTATGGTTGTGGCGGTGATTGGTTATCCTTACGCCCGCGAGCAGGGGATGGGGAAACTGTTACAGCAAGGGGGCGGATCCGGGATTCTGATGCTGGCAACCTTGATAACATTGGGTATCGGACTCATTGTGGGAGGCTGGCAGAGCCTTATCATTCTTGCCGCAGTCGTCGGTGTAGTTATCGTCATTGCCCGAACCATGCAAAGGAAAATCGGCGGGTTGACCGGTGACAGCTACGGGACAATAAATGAAATCAGCGAAGTAGCAGTGTTGACATTGTTTGCCATTCTATTATTCATTAACTGGATTTGA
- a CDS encoding nicotinate-nucleotide/dimethylbenzimidazole phosphoribosyltransferase (TIGRFAM: nicotinate-nucleotide/dimethylbenzimidazole phosphoribosyltransferase~KEGG: det:DET0691 nicotinate-nucleotide--dimethylbenzimidazole phosphoribosyltransferase~PFAM: Nicotinate-nucleotide-dimethylbenzimidazole phosphoribosyltransferase), translating into MGELLEKTLAAIKPLDEKAMAQAAARQDMLIKPQGALGRLEEISIKLAGIQRKPCPEVARKAVITMAGDHGVVAEKVGNYPQEVTPQMVLNFLRGGAAINVITRQIGASVVIVNMGVAGDLPPGTGIVDKLIARGTGNIAREPAMTEEQAVTAIEAGIEVVNAEIDKGLDIVGTGDMGIGNTTPSAAICAVMTGQAVEKVTGRGTGLSDEQLGHKIEVIRKAISHHQPNPGNPIEVLAKLGGFEIGGIAGVILGAAARGVPVVVDGFISGAGALIAEGLCQRSRDYMFLGHLSVEPGHRMMAEKLGLTPIVTLDLRLGEGTGAAIGMFIADTAARLLNEMATFGEAGVSEAE; encoded by the coding sequence ATGGGCGAACTGCTTGAGAAAACGCTGGCCGCCATTAAACCGCTGGATGAGAAAGCCATGGCGCAAGCCGCGGCCAGACAGGACATGCTGATAAAACCCCAGGGAGCGTTAGGGCGTTTGGAAGAGATATCCATCAAACTCGCCGGTATTCAACGCAAACCATGTCCGGAAGTAGCACGAAAAGCGGTTATCACCATGGCCGGTGACCACGGGGTGGTTGCGGAAAAAGTGGGCAATTATCCTCAGGAAGTCACTCCACAGATGGTCCTGAATTTCCTAAGAGGCGGTGCCGCTATCAATGTTATTACCAGGCAAATCGGCGCCAGTGTGGTTATTGTAAATATGGGCGTAGCCGGTGACTTGCCGCCCGGCACCGGAATAGTCGATAAACTTATTGCCCGGGGAACCGGTAACATCGCCAGGGAGCCGGCCATGACCGAAGAGCAGGCGGTCACAGCGATCGAGGCCGGTATCGAGGTGGTTAACGCGGAGATAGACAAAGGACTGGATATAGTCGGCACCGGTGATATGGGTATCGGTAATACCACTCCTTCAGCGGCTATCTGCGCTGTTATGACCGGGCAAGCGGTAGAGAAGGTGACTGGCAGGGGTACCGGGCTGAGCGATGAACAGCTCGGACATAAAATAGAAGTGATAAGGAAAGCGATTTCACACCATCAACCGAACCCGGGTAATCCTATTGAGGTACTGGCCAAGCTGGGGGGCTTCGAAATCGGCGGGATTGCTGGCGTCATTTTGGGCGCGGCGGCCAGAGGTGTACCGGTGGTAGTCGATGGGTTCATTTCGGGAGCCGGGGCTCTGATTGCCGAAGGTTTATGCCAACGGTCGCGGGATTACATGTTCTTAGGACATTTATCAGTCGAGCCAGGGCACCGGATGATGGCTGAAAAGCTGGGGCTGACCCCGATTGTAACGCTGGACCTGAGGCTGGGAGAAGGTACCGGTGCGGCAATCGGCATGTTCATCGCCGACACGGCGGCCAGACTGTTGAATGAAATGGCTACTTTCGGTGAGGCCGGGGTTTCAGAGGCGGAATAG
- a CDS encoding aminotransferase class I and II (PFAM: aminotransferase class I and II~KEGG: dev:DhcVS_593 histidinol-phosphate aminotransferase), translated as MRSVKNNIKKLKRCYHGGPDYAEFERMGIGLEQVLDFSANSNPFSYRLNFTLDDIVIDHYPDSDSTDLRRGIALQNRVSEENVIVGSGSIELIRIITQTFIKSGDKALLFKPTFGEYETACRIADAQIYEIQALAEDNFRIDVDRTVSKIRDFAPGLVFLCNPNNPTGQYLDKTDVQRIVGALGSDGLLVVDEAYAPFTRNRWDSSGLISGGSSIIIIRSMTKDYALAGLRLGYGLASPEIIDIMMRVKPPWNVNAVAQAAGRQVIEDTQYLASSEKEIRSNREYLIRELSAMGYRVLPSETNFFLVQVGNAREFRLRLMKHGIIVRDCTSFGLPEYIRIAPRTLPECRRLVAAVLSENIVE; from the coding sequence TTGCGTTCGGTTAAAAACAATATCAAGAAGCTGAAGCGTTGCTACCATGGCGGTCCCGACTACGCAGAGTTCGAAAGGATGGGAATAGGGCTGGAGCAGGTTCTTGACTTCAGCGCCAATTCGAATCCTTTTTCTTACCGGTTGAATTTCACTCTGGATGATATCGTTATCGACCATTATCCGGATTCCGATTCGACCGATTTACGACGGGGAATAGCCCTGCAGAACCGGGTTTCGGAAGAGAATGTCATCGTCGGTTCGGGGAGTATCGAACTGATACGGATAATAACCCAAACGTTCATAAAATCCGGCGACAAGGCATTATTGTTTAAACCGACTTTTGGGGAGTACGAAACCGCCTGCCGCATAGCGGATGCCCAAATATATGAGATCCAGGCATTAGCTGAAGATAATTTTAGAATCGATGTCGATCGTACGGTTAGTAAAATTCGAGATTTTGCACCCGGATTGGTCTTCCTTTGCAATCCTAACAATCCGACCGGTCAATATCTTGACAAGACCGATGTCCAGAGAATCGTCGGCGCTTTGGGCAGTGATGGATTGCTTGTGGTGGATGAAGCTTATGCCCCTTTTACCCGTAACCGATGGGATTCTTCAGGGCTGATATCGGGAGGGTCTTCCATAATAATAATCAGAAGCATGACCAAGGATTACGCGCTGGCCGGGCTGAGACTGGGTTACGGATTAGCCAGCCCTGAAATAATAGACATAATGATGAGGGTAAAACCGCCCTGGAATGTCAATGCGGTAGCTCAGGCGGCGGGCAGGCAGGTGATTGAAGATACACAGTACCTTGCCTCAAGTGAAAAGGAAATCAGGAGTAACCGAGAGTACCTTATTCGGGAACTGTCCGCGATGGGGTATAGAGTGTTGCCCAGCGAGACAAATTTCTTTCTGGTTCAGGTAGGCAACGCCAGAGAATTCAGGTTACGATTGATGAAGCACGGAATAATTGTCAGGGACTGTACTTCTTTCGGGTTGCCGGAATATATTCGTATTGCTCCTCGAACATTGCCTGAGTGCCGCAGGCTGGTTGCGGCCGTTTTATCTGAAAATATAGTAGAATGA